In Carassius auratus strain Wakin chromosome 46, ASM336829v1, whole genome shotgun sequence, the following proteins share a genomic window:
- the zgc:162472 gene encoding transcription factor TFIIIB component B'' homolog isoform X3, whose product MIRRSRISVRPNVKPAGRAQTASRDASVDNVQPPQASAGSASSEGSQVTAEKVKTDSPITALDPTNEEASQSSCPRDQLETGKHGEDATSKSSDAQDSTSTSVTSGPQRRKRFAALPNLAKPRASPASSRAPKSPPKSPVKPVPPSDPENSTSTEESSLQIPEPVNNPRLPGRRRPSGGGRQANVQPIPAAPLQNDQETETQKDGGLEDTLVPLTVQQGESQHPLITSQPESILVHENPLAPPAVEDVVVPQESDSGPPQDQSQMDLLRERLTKMKSSSKIINSLKSLNDPADMLRLAQARKLRELLKKEMNKQKEDKKKPKLGIRERKAPKDHTKMTMRELIYYLPVSNPMKSFTEEEQKASETVLDDSPTPAPSNTPAAPSVEEVVVEDDGHEEEDEERTEETQLEEEEPLLVPRVKVAEDGSLIIDEESLTVQVSRMKGPNPAEDRDPIFERGSTTTYSSFRKGTYTKPWSSGETEMFYLAISMVGTDFSMIGQLFPHRARMEIKNKFKKEERNNSWRIDKAFKEKRRLDLDFFKKLMEQILKAEENKRNKNKELVKLAKAQRRVQRKVRAATRKELYSSTDSDSDVVSGEKENEDLSNDGGSDTTPKNHRGRGTNTQGRRIKRTDGEAAVDEPEECENLTSDDRYKSPAIKPAQLKGRPQRAIPNLSRGWGNRNPVPRGNTQEDRTSLGEGSTMDPKAIKEKQQSAVLLELEDLEEEPDLSAVQEHIFNKPTRSGRIPKLSRHVIQAVAEEEEDEEELSDLPVSSRFHGQGIKAPGRRAKLKPGPRLKRGMLRRGKSRLVTLLASGTEDDDEDEGEEEVEECILSQEDFPSNPEEENQAFVPMSLRPLQQVNSEVEETMEELDISVNVPDILGTSQNAFCHELSCEQAMVPAGPFPCEHQLDLLVDVIEFLDPDHMEVCREINNEAAQTLLTIGNSAQMIKTSEMPCTSGNDIVEQSSIVHEEVVHEEVITETAVLSGSSVSCESETKDDVEISSYEAIIPEASSEVTPTQNEEPIKSQTTEEDHHRPIQHETQVPPSKRGRFSKPKPNIGQGLRTRRAPLQQIAGSFGTSKDPSSTEQDKNATQPMQEDSVPVAHLPDSSTVHTEVLQPDLSSERREDSPKVIPETVTKEDNRSVSSLKRKNDDIIAEETIQEQEAVRLEPQLTKSVSESESTSDEPSKPVRRCRGPKPKPNLIQTSRRTQTQHSTTSTTTVLNEKPAMESSTKSPEEDAVATTELDVFTSTAQQVVISSVESIQTVKDVTLPVVSENNSRQKTVVMLDENNRNNPEEVFEDATVNRSGCKSEDTSAEPTPEEPVFILSLTEIPPNLDEGAGFQTEPLPPVAAPESHSHGQSACESREVSHLLITDALVPMSEDEEKKSEWRVVDKSVKGELKRKTPASTSQGSTIDESQTEHHAVEGSESLLAEGTDDKEHMEKKRKLPERTRRAKLQVKPTPVSRRNAQGVDAKEDTAALSLKQTTSLPISTQKTRSVPEQTLPAVISSTNNSISATISERGATTDHSATSDNTCSPVPEASIQEGIMGKVDLSGKETFELASGSDLQGVSQITPIATSGVLTRPGRRPKGFLSFISSKSTQGPPAAHRGAKPGPPKPSVNTARPERKRIAAGPVTTPTNSGVKQPSPTPAFTTASVIENSDEEPTSVSKYFFSDIFTEVDELEDMD is encoded by the exons ATGATACGCAGATCAAGAATCAGTGTTCGGCCCAATGTAAAGCCCGCAGGCCGAGCCCAGACAGCCTCTCGAGATGCATCTGTAGATAATGTTCAGCCTCCCCAGGCTTCTGCTGGCTCCGCTTCATCTGAGGGGTCACAGGTCACGGCTGAAAAGGTGAAGACTGACTCTCCTATAACAGCTTTGGATCCGACCAATGAGGAAGCATCTCAGAGTAGCTGCCCTAGAGACCAGTTGGAGACTGGTAAACATGGAGA GGATGCAACATCTAAAAGTTCTGATGCCCAGGATTCAACAAGCACCTCAGTGACTTCTGGCCCTCAGAGGAGGAAACGCTTCGCAGCTCTGCCCAACCTGGCCAAACCACGAGCCTCCCCAGCCTCCTCTAGGGCTCCTAAATCCCCACCCAAGTCCCCAGTAAAACCAGTACCACCCAGTGACCCTGAAAACTCAACCTCCACCGAAGAGTCTTCCCTTCAGATACCTGAGCCTGTAAACAACCCCAGACTTCCTGGAAGACGGAGACCTTCTGGAGGAGGCAGACAGGCCAATGTTCAGCCCATCCCTGCAGCCCCACTGCAGAATGACCAAGAGACAGAGACGCAAAAGGATGGGGGATTGGAGGACACTCTTGTGCCACTGACTGTCCAGCAAGGGGAGTCCCAGCATCCCCTAATAACTTCTCAACCTGAATCCATTTTGGTTCATGAAAACCCTCTGGCTCCTCCTGCTGTGGAAGATGTGGTTGTACCTCAGGAGAGTGATTCCGGGCCACCTCAAGACCAAAGCCAAATGGATCTGTTAAGAGAAAGACTTACGAAAATGAAGTCTTCATCAAAGATAATAAATTCCTTGAAATCTCTGAACGACCCAGCAGACATGCTCAGGTTAGCTCAGGCCAGGAAGCTTCGGGAACttcttaaaaaagaaatgaacaaacaaaag GAAGACAAAAAGAAACCCAAGCTGGGAATCAGAGAACGCAAAGCACCCAAAGACCACACCAAAATGACCATGAGAGAGCTGATCTATTACCTCCCTGTATCCAACCCAATGAA GTCTTTCACAGAAGAGGAGCAGAAAGCTTCAGAGACAGTATTGGATGACTCTCCTACACCAGC GCCTTCTAACACTCCAGCTGCTCCATCAGTCGAGGAGGTGGTTGTAGAAGATGATGGTCATGAAGAAGAAGACGAGGAAAGAACGGAAGAAACCCAGTTGGAGGAGGAAGAGCCTCTTCTAGTGCCCAGGGTGAAGGTGGCGGAGGATGGTTCTCTGATTATAGACGAGGAAAG TTTAACAGTCCAGGTGTCAAGAATGAAAGGACCCAATCCAGCAGAAGACAGAGATCCCATATTTGAACGTGGCTCTACCACCACCTACTCCAGCTTTAGGAAGGGCACCTACACCAAACCCTGGTCCAGTGGAG agACTGAAATGTTTTACTTGGCCATCAGCATGGTGGGGACAGACTTCTCCATGATTGGTCAGCTGTTTCCGCATCGAGCTCGAATGGAGATTAAG AACAAGTTCAAGAAAGAGGAGAGAAATAACTCCTGGAGAATAGATAAAGCTTTCA AGGAGAAGCGGCGTTTGGATTTAGATTTCTTCAAAAAATTAATGGAGCAGATCCTAAAAGCCGAGGAAAATAAGAGAAACAAGAACAAAGAGCTTGTTAAGTTGGCTAAAGCACAGAGGAGAGTACAAAGGAAAGTGAGAg CGGCTACAAGAAAGGAATTGTACTCTTCAACGGATTCGGACAGTGATGTGGTGTCTGGAGAAAAGGAGAACGAGGACCTCTCAAATGATGGAGGAAGTGATACCACTCCAAAGAATCACAGAGGAAGAGGGACAAATACTCAAGGGAGGAGAATCAAGAGGACAGATGGAGAGG CTGCAGTAGATGAACCTGAGGAGTGTGAAAATCTTACTTCTGATGACAG ATACAAGAGTCCTGCTATTAAACCAGCTCAGCTCAAAGGTCGACCCCAGAGGGCGATCCCGAACCTCAGCCGCGGATGGGGGAACAGGAACCCTGTGCCCAGAGGAAATACCCAGGAGGACAGGACCTCACTCGGGGAGGGGAGTACGATGGACCCCAAG GCTATAAAAGAGAAGCAGCAGTCAGCAGTTCTCCTGGAATTGGAAGATTTAGAGGAAGAACCTGACCTGAGTGCTGTACAagaacatatatttaataaaccaaCCAG GTCAGGAAGGATCCCTAAGCTCTCCCGGCATGTAATCCAGGCAGtggcagaggaagaggaagatgaggaagagCTCTCTGATCTTCCTGTGTCTTCCAGATTTCACGGTCAGGGCATCAAGGCACCTGGCAGGAGAGCTAAATTAAAACCAGGTCCCAGATTGAAACGGGGCATGCTTAGGAGGGGAAAATCTAGGCTGGTGACCTTACTTGCCTCTGGaactgaagatgatgatgaggatgagggaGAAGAGGAAGTAGAAGAGTGTATCCTGAGCCAGGAAGACTTTCCTTCAAATCCTGAAGAGGAAAACCAAGCGTTTGTGCCAATGAGTCTACGCCCTCTACAACAAGTTAATTCAGAGGTGGAAGAAACCATGGAAGAg CTGGACATTTCTGTGAATGTGCCTGATATCCTGGGcacatcccagaatgcattttGCCACGAGTTGTCTTGTGAGCAGGCCATGGTGCCTGCCGGTCCTTTCCCTTGTGAACACCAGTTGGACCTGCTTGTT GACGTCATTGAATTCCTTGACCCAGACCACATGGAGG TTTGTAGAGAGATCAACAATGAAGCCGCCCAGACTCTTCTGACCATCGGGAACTCAGCTCAGATGATCAAGACATCAGAAATGCCCTGTACAA GTGGAAATGATATTGTTGAACAGTCAAGCATTGTACATGAAGAGGTCGTCCATGAGGAAGTTATCACAGAAACCGCCGTCCTGTCCGGTTCTTCTGTAAGCTGCGAGTCAGAGACAAAAGATGACGTTGAAATTTCAAGCTATGAAGCTATTATTCCAGAAGCTTCTTCTGAAGTAACCCCCACCCAGAATGAGGAACCTATCAAATCACAGACAACTGAAGAAGATCATCATCGTCCCATTCAACATGAGACACAGGTTCCACCAAGTAAAAGAGGACGATTCTCCAAACCCAAACCCAATATTGGTCAAGGTCTGAGAACCAGACGTGCTCCACTGCAGCAAATCGCTGGTTCTTTTGGGACCTCTAAGGATCCATCTTCCACAGAACAGGATAAAAATGCAACACAACCCATGCAAGAAGACTCTGTCCCTGTGGCTCACCTGCCAGACTCCTCTACCGTCCACACTGAGGTACTACAGCCGGATCTATCATCTGAAAGAAGAGAAGACAGTCCCAAAGTCATTCCTGAAACAGTGACTAAAGAAGATAATCGATCTGTCTcatctttaaaaagaaagaatgatgATATAATCGCAGAGGAAACTATACAAGAACAAGAAGCAGTGAGATTAGAACCACAGCTGACTAAAAG tgtgagtGAGTCTGAGAGCACATCAGATGAGCCCTCTAAACCTGTCAGGAGGTGCCGTGGACCCAAACCTAAACCAAACCTGATTCAGACATCCAGGCGCACTCAGACACAACACAGCACCACATCAACCACAACAG TTTTAAATGAAAAGCCAGCTATGGAGTCTTCCACTAAAAGTCCTGAAGAAGATGCTGTAGCCACCACAGAACTTGATGTTTTCACAAGCACAGCTCAACAAGTGGTGATATCGAGCGTGGAATCAATACAG ACCGTCAAAGATGTCACCCTGCCAGTTGTTTCTGAAAACAATTCCAGACAGAAAACTGTAGTCATGCTGGATGAGAACAACAGAAACAATCCTGAGGAAGTTTTTGAAGACGCCACTGTGAATCGTTCTGGATGTAAATCAGAAGACACATCTGCTGAGCCCACGCCCGAGGAACCTGTGTTTATACTGTCTCTCACAGAAATCCCACCCAATTTAGATGAGGGGGCGGGCTTTCAGACAGAGCCCCTCCCACCCGTGGCAGCACCCGAGTCGCATTCTCATGGTCAAAG TGCTTGTGAGAGCAGGGAGGTATCTCACCTTCTGATCACAGATGCTTTAGTTCCTATGTCAGAGGACGAGGAAAAGAAAAGTGAATGGAGGGTTGTGGACAAATCAGTGAAGGGAGAATTGAAACGCAAGACACCAGCCTCCACATCTCAGGGG AGTACCATAGATGAGAGTCAGACAGAACATCATG CAGTGGAAGGATCGGAAAGTCTTTTGGCAGAGGGGACTGATGATAAGGAACATatggagaagaaaagaaaactacCCGAAAGAACAAGGAGAG CAAAGCTGCAAGTTAAACCCACCCCCGTTTCAAGGAGAAATGCTCAAGGTGTTGATGCTAAAGAGGACACAGCAGCGCTTTCTTTAAAACAGACTACCTCATTACCCATTTCAACACAAAAGACAAGATCAGTTCCAGAGCAAACTCTGCCGGCTGTCATCTCATCAACCAACAACTCGATATCAGCCACAATCTCAGAGAGAGGAGCAACTACAGATCATTCTGCAACCAGCGATAATACTTGTTCACCTGTCCCTGAAGCGTCTATCCAAGAAGGCATCATGGGAAAAGTGGACCTCTCAGGCAAAGAGACGTTTGAGTTAGCAAGTGGATCAGACTTGCAAGGTGTCAGTCAAATCACACCTATTGCTACAAGTGGGGTGCTTACAAG ACCTGGTAGAAGACCCAAGGGGTTCCTGTCCTTCATTTCTTCTAAGAGTACACAAGGACCCCCAGCAGCTCATCGAGGGGCCAAACCAGGCCCCCCAAAACCATCAGTCAACACTGCACGTCCTGAGAGAAAACGGATAGCGGCTGGACCCGTTACCACTCCAACCAACTCTGGAGTAAAGCAGCCTTCTCCGACCCCTGCTTTCACCACTGCGTCTGTCATCGAG AACTCAGACGAAGAACCCACAAGTGTCTCCAAGTACTTTTTCAGTGACATCTTTACTGAAGTTGATGAGCTAGAAGACATGGATTAA
- the zgc:162472 gene encoding transcription factor TFIIIB component B'' homolog isoform X1: MIRRSRISVRPNVKPAGRAQTASRDASVDNVQPPQASAGSASSEGSQVTAEKVKTDSPITALDPTNEEASQSSCPRDQLETGKHGEDATSKSSDAQDSTSTSVTSGPQRRKRFAALPNLAKPRASPASSRAPKSPPKSPVKPVPPSDPENSTSTEESSLQIPEPVNNPRLPGRRRPSGGGRQANVQPIPAAPLQNDQETETQKDGGLEDTLVPLTVQQGESQHPLITSQPESILVHENPLAPPAVEDVVVPQESDSGPPQDQSQMDLLRERLTKMKSSSKIINSLKSLNDPADMLRLAQARKLRELLKKEMNKQKEDKKKPKLGIRERKAPKDHTKMTMRELIYYLPVSNPMKSFTEEEQKASETVLDDSPTPAPSNTPAAPSVEEVVVEDDGHEEEDEERTEETQLEEEEPLLVPRVKVAEDGSLIIDEESLTVQVSRMKGPNPAEDRDPIFERGSTTTYSSFRKGTYTKPWSSGETEMFYLAISMVGTDFSMIGQLFPHRARMEIKNKFKKEERNNSWRIDKAFKEKRRLDLDFFKKLMEQILKAEENKRNKNKELVKLAKAQRRVQRKVRAATRKELYSSTDSDSDVVSGEKENEDLSNDGGSDTTPKNHRGRGTNTQGRRIKRTDGEAAVDEPEECENLTSDDRYKSPAIKPAQLKGRPQRAIPNLSRGWGNRNPVPRGNTQEDRTSLGEGSTMDPKAIKEKQQSAVLLELEDLEEEPDLSAVQEHIFNKPTRSGRIPKLSRHVIQAVAEEEEDEEELSDLPVSSRFHGQGIKAPGRRAKLKPGPRLKRGMLRRGKSRLVTLLASGTEDDDEDEGEEEVEECILSQEDFPSNPEEENQAFVPMSLRPLQQVNSEVEETMEELDISVNVPDILGTSQNAFCHELSCEQAMVPAGPFPCEHQLDLLVDVIEFLDPDHMEVCREINNEAAQTLLTIGNSAQMIKTSEMPCTSGNDIVEQSSIVHEEVVHEEVITETAVLSGSSVSCESETKDDVEISSYEAIIPEASSEVTPTQNEEPIKSQTTEEDHHRPIQHETQVPPSKRGRFSKPKPNIGQGLRTRRAPLQQIAGSFGTSKDPSSTEQDKNATQPMQEDSVPVAHLPDSSTVHTEVLQPDLSSERREDSPKVIPETVTKEDNRSVSSLKRKNDDIIAEETIQEQEAVRLEPQLTKSVSESESTSDEPSKPVRRCRGPKPKPNLIQTSRRTQTQHSTTSTTTVLNEKPAMESSTKSPEEDAVATTELDVFTSTAQQVVISSVESIQTVKDVTLPVVSENNSRQKTVVMLDENNRNNPEEVFEDATVNRSGCKSEDTSAEPTPEEPVFILSLTEIPPNLDEGAGFQTEPLPPVAAPESHSHGQSACESREVSHLLITDALVPMSEDEEKKSEWRVVDKSVKGELKRKTPASTSQGSTIDESQTEHHAVEGSESLLAEGTDDKEHMEKKRKLPERTRRAKLQVKPTPVSRRNAQGVDAKEDTAALSLKQTTSLPISTQKTRSVPEQTLPAVISSTNNSISATISERGATTDHSATSDNTCSPVPEASIQEGIMGKVDLSGKETFELASGSDLQGVSQITPIATSGVLTRPGRRPKGFLSFISSKSTQGPPAAHRGAKPGPPKPSVNTARPERKRIAAGPVTTPTNSGVKQPSPTPAFTTASVIEQNSDEEPTSVSKYFFSDIFTEVDELEDMD, translated from the exons ATGATACGCAGATCAAGAATCAGTGTTCGGCCCAATGTAAAGCCCGCAGGCCGAGCCCAGACAGCCTCTCGAGATGCATCTGTAGATAATGTTCAGCCTCCCCAGGCTTCTGCTGGCTCCGCTTCATCTGAGGGGTCACAGGTCACGGCTGAAAAGGTGAAGACTGACTCTCCTATAACAGCTTTGGATCCGACCAATGAGGAAGCATCTCAGAGTAGCTGCCCTAGAGACCAGTTGGAGACTGGTAAACATGGAGA GGATGCAACATCTAAAAGTTCTGATGCCCAGGATTCAACAAGCACCTCAGTGACTTCTGGCCCTCAGAGGAGGAAACGCTTCGCAGCTCTGCCCAACCTGGCCAAACCACGAGCCTCCCCAGCCTCCTCTAGGGCTCCTAAATCCCCACCCAAGTCCCCAGTAAAACCAGTACCACCCAGTGACCCTGAAAACTCAACCTCCACCGAAGAGTCTTCCCTTCAGATACCTGAGCCTGTAAACAACCCCAGACTTCCTGGAAGACGGAGACCTTCTGGAGGAGGCAGACAGGCCAATGTTCAGCCCATCCCTGCAGCCCCACTGCAGAATGACCAAGAGACAGAGACGCAAAAGGATGGGGGATTGGAGGACACTCTTGTGCCACTGACTGTCCAGCAAGGGGAGTCCCAGCATCCCCTAATAACTTCTCAACCTGAATCCATTTTGGTTCATGAAAACCCTCTGGCTCCTCCTGCTGTGGAAGATGTGGTTGTACCTCAGGAGAGTGATTCCGGGCCACCTCAAGACCAAAGCCAAATGGATCTGTTAAGAGAAAGACTTACGAAAATGAAGTCTTCATCAAAGATAATAAATTCCTTGAAATCTCTGAACGACCCAGCAGACATGCTCAGGTTAGCTCAGGCCAGGAAGCTTCGGGAACttcttaaaaaagaaatgaacaaacaaaag GAAGACAAAAAGAAACCCAAGCTGGGAATCAGAGAACGCAAAGCACCCAAAGACCACACCAAAATGACCATGAGAGAGCTGATCTATTACCTCCCTGTATCCAACCCAATGAA GTCTTTCACAGAAGAGGAGCAGAAAGCTTCAGAGACAGTATTGGATGACTCTCCTACACCAGC GCCTTCTAACACTCCAGCTGCTCCATCAGTCGAGGAGGTGGTTGTAGAAGATGATGGTCATGAAGAAGAAGACGAGGAAAGAACGGAAGAAACCCAGTTGGAGGAGGAAGAGCCTCTTCTAGTGCCCAGGGTGAAGGTGGCGGAGGATGGTTCTCTGATTATAGACGAGGAAAG TTTAACAGTCCAGGTGTCAAGAATGAAAGGACCCAATCCAGCAGAAGACAGAGATCCCATATTTGAACGTGGCTCTACCACCACCTACTCCAGCTTTAGGAAGGGCACCTACACCAAACCCTGGTCCAGTGGAG agACTGAAATGTTTTACTTGGCCATCAGCATGGTGGGGACAGACTTCTCCATGATTGGTCAGCTGTTTCCGCATCGAGCTCGAATGGAGATTAAG AACAAGTTCAAGAAAGAGGAGAGAAATAACTCCTGGAGAATAGATAAAGCTTTCA AGGAGAAGCGGCGTTTGGATTTAGATTTCTTCAAAAAATTAATGGAGCAGATCCTAAAAGCCGAGGAAAATAAGAGAAACAAGAACAAAGAGCTTGTTAAGTTGGCTAAAGCACAGAGGAGAGTACAAAGGAAAGTGAGAg CGGCTACAAGAAAGGAATTGTACTCTTCAACGGATTCGGACAGTGATGTGGTGTCTGGAGAAAAGGAGAACGAGGACCTCTCAAATGATGGAGGAAGTGATACCACTCCAAAGAATCACAGAGGAAGAGGGACAAATACTCAAGGGAGGAGAATCAAGAGGACAGATGGAGAGG CTGCAGTAGATGAACCTGAGGAGTGTGAAAATCTTACTTCTGATGACAG ATACAAGAGTCCTGCTATTAAACCAGCTCAGCTCAAAGGTCGACCCCAGAGGGCGATCCCGAACCTCAGCCGCGGATGGGGGAACAGGAACCCTGTGCCCAGAGGAAATACCCAGGAGGACAGGACCTCACTCGGGGAGGGGAGTACGATGGACCCCAAG GCTATAAAAGAGAAGCAGCAGTCAGCAGTTCTCCTGGAATTGGAAGATTTAGAGGAAGAACCTGACCTGAGTGCTGTACAagaacatatatttaataaaccaaCCAG GTCAGGAAGGATCCCTAAGCTCTCCCGGCATGTAATCCAGGCAGtggcagaggaagaggaagatgaggaagagCTCTCTGATCTTCCTGTGTCTTCCAGATTTCACGGTCAGGGCATCAAGGCACCTGGCAGGAGAGCTAAATTAAAACCAGGTCCCAGATTGAAACGGGGCATGCTTAGGAGGGGAAAATCTAGGCTGGTGACCTTACTTGCCTCTGGaactgaagatgatgatgaggatgagggaGAAGAGGAAGTAGAAGAGTGTATCCTGAGCCAGGAAGACTTTCCTTCAAATCCTGAAGAGGAAAACCAAGCGTTTGTGCCAATGAGTCTACGCCCTCTACAACAAGTTAATTCAGAGGTGGAAGAAACCATGGAAGAg CTGGACATTTCTGTGAATGTGCCTGATATCCTGGGcacatcccagaatgcattttGCCACGAGTTGTCTTGTGAGCAGGCCATGGTGCCTGCCGGTCCTTTCCCTTGTGAACACCAGTTGGACCTGCTTGTT GACGTCATTGAATTCCTTGACCCAGACCACATGGAGG TTTGTAGAGAGATCAACAATGAAGCCGCCCAGACTCTTCTGACCATCGGGAACTCAGCTCAGATGATCAAGACATCAGAAATGCCCTGTACAA GTGGAAATGATATTGTTGAACAGTCAAGCATTGTACATGAAGAGGTCGTCCATGAGGAAGTTATCACAGAAACCGCCGTCCTGTCCGGTTCTTCTGTAAGCTGCGAGTCAGAGACAAAAGATGACGTTGAAATTTCAAGCTATGAAGCTATTATTCCAGAAGCTTCTTCTGAAGTAACCCCCACCCAGAATGAGGAACCTATCAAATCACAGACAACTGAAGAAGATCATCATCGTCCCATTCAACATGAGACACAGGTTCCACCAAGTAAAAGAGGACGATTCTCCAAACCCAAACCCAATATTGGTCAAGGTCTGAGAACCAGACGTGCTCCACTGCAGCAAATCGCTGGTTCTTTTGGGACCTCTAAGGATCCATCTTCCACAGAACAGGATAAAAATGCAACACAACCCATGCAAGAAGACTCTGTCCCTGTGGCTCACCTGCCAGACTCCTCTACCGTCCACACTGAGGTACTACAGCCGGATCTATCATCTGAAAGAAGAGAAGACAGTCCCAAAGTCATTCCTGAAACAGTGACTAAAGAAGATAATCGATCTGTCTcatctttaaaaagaaagaatgatgATATAATCGCAGAGGAAACTATACAAGAACAAGAAGCAGTGAGATTAGAACCACAGCTGACTAAAAG tgtgagtGAGTCTGAGAGCACATCAGATGAGCCCTCTAAACCTGTCAGGAGGTGCCGTGGACCCAAACCTAAACCAAACCTGATTCAGACATCCAGGCGCACTCAGACACAACACAGCACCACATCAACCACAACAG TTTTAAATGAAAAGCCAGCTATGGAGTCTTCCACTAAAAGTCCTGAAGAAGATGCTGTAGCCACCACAGAACTTGATGTTTTCACAAGCACAGCTCAACAAGTGGTGATATCGAGCGTGGAATCAATACAG ACCGTCAAAGATGTCACCCTGCCAGTTGTTTCTGAAAACAATTCCAGACAGAAAACTGTAGTCATGCTGGATGAGAACAACAGAAACAATCCTGAGGAAGTTTTTGAAGACGCCACTGTGAATCGTTCTGGATGTAAATCAGAAGACACATCTGCTGAGCCCACGCCCGAGGAACCTGTGTTTATACTGTCTCTCACAGAAATCCCACCCAATTTAGATGAGGGGGCGGGCTTTCAGACAGAGCCCCTCCCACCCGTGGCAGCACCCGAGTCGCATTCTCATGGTCAAAG TGCTTGTGAGAGCAGGGAGGTATCTCACCTTCTGATCACAGATGCTTTAGTTCCTATGTCAGAGGACGAGGAAAAGAAAAGTGAATGGAGGGTTGTGGACAAATCAGTGAAGGGAGAATTGAAACGCAAGACACCAGCCTCCACATCTCAGGGG AGTACCATAGATGAGAGTCAGACAGAACATCATG CAGTGGAAGGATCGGAAAGTCTTTTGGCAGAGGGGACTGATGATAAGGAACATatggagaagaaaagaaaactacCCGAAAGAACAAGGAGAG CAAAGCTGCAAGTTAAACCCACCCCCGTTTCAAGGAGAAATGCTCAAGGTGTTGATGCTAAAGAGGACACAGCAGCGCTTTCTTTAAAACAGACTACCTCATTACCCATTTCAACACAAAAGACAAGATCAGTTCCAGAGCAAACTCTGCCGGCTGTCATCTCATCAACCAACAACTCGATATCAGCCACAATCTCAGAGAGAGGAGCAACTACAGATCATTCTGCAACCAGCGATAATACTTGTTCACCTGTCCCTGAAGCGTCTATCCAAGAAGGCATCATGGGAAAAGTGGACCTCTCAGGCAAAGAGACGTTTGAGTTAGCAAGTGGATCAGACTTGCAAGGTGTCAGTCAAATCACACCTATTGCTACAAGTGGGGTGCTTACAAG ACCTGGTAGAAGACCCAAGGGGTTCCTGTCCTTCATTTCTTCTAAGAGTACACAAGGACCCCCAGCAGCTCATCGAGGGGCCAAACCAGGCCCCCCAAAACCATCAGTCAACACTGCACGTCCTGAGAGAAAACGGATAGCGGCTGGACCCGTTACCACTCCAACCAACTCTGGAGTAAAGCAGCCTTCTCCGACCCCTGCTTTCACCACTGCGTCTGTCATCGAG CAGAACTCAGACGAAGAACCCACAAGTGTCTCCAAGTACTTTTTCAGTGACATCTTTACTGAAGTTGATGAGCTAGAAGACATGGATTAA